One window of the Ureibacillus sp. FSL W7-1570 genome contains the following:
- a CDS encoding ABC transporter ATP-binding protein, with protein MVLEVKNITKSFGGITALKNISFSIQQGEIYGLIGPNGAGKTTMFNCITNLVEPTSGEIFFNGEKITGLKPYKITEKGICRTYQNIRLFPKLTALQNVMVGGHSRVNSGVFRSVLRVKSQKKEEQRLKEKAEELLALVGLEQWKDQFAENLAYGQQRRLEIARALASNPTLLLLDEPAAGMNETETESLFELIKTIQSMGVTVLIIEHDMSLVMRLCDRITVLNFGEKLAEGKPEEIQNNEAVIEAYLGKEEEESIA; from the coding sequence ATGGTCCTTGAAGTAAAAAATATCACAAAAAGTTTTGGCGGTATCACCGCATTAAAAAATATCTCTTTTTCCATACAACAAGGTGAAATTTACGGTTTAATCGGACCAAACGGAGCCGGTAAGACGACGATGTTCAATTGCATCACCAATCTGGTGGAACCGACTTCCGGAGAGATTTTTTTTAATGGAGAAAAGATTACGGGGTTGAAGCCTTATAAAATCACCGAGAAAGGTATTTGCAGGACATACCAAAACATCCGTTTGTTTCCTAAACTGACCGCACTGCAAAATGTGATGGTCGGCGGACATTCAAGAGTGAATTCAGGGGTTTTCCGGAGCGTTTTGCGGGTGAAATCACAGAAGAAAGAGGAACAAAGGCTGAAGGAAAAAGCGGAAGAATTGTTGGCGCTCGTCGGGCTGGAACAATGGAAGGATCAATTTGCGGAAAATCTGGCGTACGGTCAGCAAAGAAGGTTGGAGATAGCAAGGGCACTGGCGAGCAATCCAACACTATTATTGCTTGATGAACCGGCGGCCGGCATGAATGAAACCGAGACGGAAAGCCTCTTTGAGCTGATTAAAACCATCCAATCAATGGGCGTTACCGTTCTCATCATTGAACATGATATGTCCCTGGTGATGAGGTTATGCGATCGGATCACTGTTTTAAACTTTGGGGAGAAGTTGGCGGAAGGGAAGCCGGAAGAGATTCAAAATAATGAAGCGGTGATCGAGGCTTACCTCGGCAAAGAGGAGGAAGAGTCGATTGCTTAA
- a CDS encoding branched-chain amino acid ABC transporter permease, translating to MLGEVLNPYYLQVLCFILINIMLALSVYVPLSSGQLSLGSAGFMGIGAYTSALLAIHFELPLYITILVGALLAGVVGIIVGIPSLRLTGVYLAIATLGFGEVIRVFFINWENVTKGSVGLTGIPQLGRSLLNVAKAAGLEPGAFGLRNNQFVYLALAILLLIIVSVLLWFVIRQKNSRIGRAFASIQMDEKAAESMGINITYYKVLAFAQGAFIAGLAGALFAHTIGFISPADFSYHRAVEILIFTVFGGSELVIGSVFGAVILTLLPELLRSVSDYRYILYGIMLVILMAVRPQGILDVHLLLRMRGKRMKRGTG from the coding sequence ATGTTGGGAGAAGTGTTAAATCCATATTATTTGCAAGTGTTATGCTTCATTTTGATTAATATCATGTTGGCATTAAGTGTGTATGTCCCATTGTCAAGCGGACAATTATCGTTGGGAAGCGCGGGATTTATGGGAATCGGTGCATACACATCCGCACTCCTGGCCATTCATTTTGAACTGCCCCTTTATATCACCATCCTGGTTGGCGCACTGTTGGCAGGAGTGGTCGGCATCATTGTCGGAATCCCTTCATTAAGACTGACAGGGGTGTATTTGGCCATTGCCACATTAGGCTTTGGGGAAGTGATTCGCGTATTCTTTATCAATTGGGAGAACGTGACGAAAGGATCGGTCGGACTGACGGGAATCCCCCAATTGGGAAGATCTTTGTTGAACGTTGCGAAAGCGGCGGGGTTGGAACCCGGAGCATTCGGTTTGAGAAATAACCAATTTGTTTATTTGGCTCTTGCCATTTTGTTATTGATCATTGTGTCGGTTCTGTTGTGGTTTGTGATTCGCCAGAAAAATTCGAGAATTGGAAGGGCGTTTGCTTCCATCCAAATGGACGAGAAAGCCGCAGAATCGATGGGAATCAATATCACTTATTATAAAGTGCTGGCTTTTGCCCAGGGGGCTTTTATCGCAGGTCTTGCCGGAGCTCTTTTTGCCCATACCATCGGCTTTATTTCACCTGCCGATTTTTCGTACCATCGGGCAGTGGAAATTTTGATCTTTACGGTATTTGGCGGCAGTGAACTGGTCATCGGTTCCGTTTTTGGAGCGGTGATCTTGACATTGCTTCCTGAATTATTGCGTTCTGTCAGCGACTATCGTTACATTTTGTACGGGATTATGCTTGTGATTTTAATGGCCGTTCGCCCTCAAGGCATTTTGGATGTCCATTTATTACTCCGGATGAGAGGAAAAAGAATGAAAAGGGGGACTGGCTGA
- a CDS encoding branched-chain amino acid ABC transporter permease, with protein sequence MLIEQLINGVTLGSIYAIVALGFTLVFGVLGIINMAHGEIFMVGAFIGVLTTSVLGWPLWLAFLASIVVTAILGYFLEVFSLRPLRGKKGVSHLAPLISTIGVSIFLENLSHHLFGAGNKPFRAEFAEIRFEIGSVTIYLVQITIFVISVILMIGLSIWLSKTKAGKALRATAENIETASILGVDTKKIITLTVMIASGMGGIAGILVGMAFNSVSPQMGLSMGLKGLAIIILGGMGSVKGAVVGGLILGLSETFLVAYGDSGYRDAIAFIMIILILLIRPQGIFGSKAAEGR encoded by the coding sequence ATGCTGATTGAACAGTTAATCAATGGCGTGACGTTAGGGAGCATTTATGCGATTGTCGCCCTCGGGTTTACGCTCGTTTTTGGCGTCCTGGGCATCATCAACATGGCCCATGGAGAAATTTTCATGGTGGGGGCATTTATCGGCGTATTGACGACAAGCGTACTGGGCTGGCCGCTGTGGCTTGCATTTCTTGCATCGATTGTCGTTACGGCCATTTTGGGATATTTCTTGGAAGTTTTCAGTTTGCGTCCGTTAAGAGGAAAAAAAGGCGTATCCCATTTGGCGCCATTAATCAGCACGATTGGGGTATCCATTTTCCTTGAAAATTTGTCCCATCATTTGTTTGGCGCCGGGAACAAACCTTTTCGCGCTGAATTTGCGGAGATCCGATTTGAAATCGGATCGGTGACGATTTATTTAGTGCAGATAACCATTTTTGTCATCTCGGTCATTTTAATGATTGGATTATCCATATGGCTATCGAAAACCAAAGCGGGAAAAGCGCTGAGAGCCACTGCGGAGAATATCGAAACGGCAAGCATTCTCGGCGTCGATACGAAAAAAATCATCACGTTGACGGTGATGATTGCTTCCGGTATGGGAGGCATCGCGGGAATCTTAGTTGGCATGGCTTTCAACTCTGTAAGTCCTCAGATGGGATTATCGATGGGGTTGAAAGGGCTTGCCATCATCATCTTAGGGGGAATGGGAAGCGTGAAAGGAGCGGTCGTTGGCGGCTTGATTCTCGGTTTGTCCGAAACATTCCTTGTTGCCTATGGTGATTCAGGATATCGGGATGCCATCGCCTTTATCATGATTATTCTCATTTTACTAATCCGTCCACAAGGAATATTCGGTTCCAAGGCGGCGGAGGGTAGGTGA
- a CDS encoding ABC transporter substrate-binding protein, with the protein MKRYQHFFLTMLAAFSLLVLAACGNSTSGGEESDATDEGQATGGAIEAKIGVISYLSGAGAAYGEAITQGLKLAQKEINEQGEVHIDLVIEDSAGEAEQAVNVGQKLMADDSILAIIGPTLSTEFFAVAPEADLNGITIMGTSTTVDGIPEIGDYVFRNAVPESLAIPAAIEKAVKRTGAKKVALIYGNDDALTKGGFEVMKRKAEEMGLEITTIETYQKGQSDYKAQLTKIKNSNPDLVLASCLYNEGAVILDQARKMGISVPFVGGNGFNSPQVIEIAGDAANGLIVGTPYFGDSEDPKIVEFNKNYEAEFGKKPDQFAAQAYDALYIYADAIKRAGTGENRDAFRDALAATKDFDGILGKFSFDDVGDVVMDVTVVEIKDGKFVEFEE; encoded by the coding sequence ATGAAAAGATATCAACACTTCTTTTTGACAATGTTGGCAGCATTCTCGCTATTGGTTTTGGCTGCTTGCGGCAATTCGACAAGCGGCGGTGAAGAAAGCGATGCGACTGATGAAGGGCAAGCAACAGGTGGTGCAATCGAAGCGAAAATCGGGGTCATCTCCTATTTGTCCGGTGCCGGAGCCGCCTATGGAGAGGCGATAACACAAGGGTTGAAATTGGCGCAAAAAGAAATTAATGAGCAGGGCGAAGTCCATATTGATTTAGTGATAGAAGATTCGGCAGGAGAAGCGGAACAGGCGGTGAACGTTGGACAGAAATTGATGGCGGACGACTCCATTCTCGCGATTATTGGCCCAACGTTAAGCACGGAATTCTTTGCCGTTGCTCCGGAAGCGGATTTGAATGGAATTACGATTATGGGAACATCCACAACCGTTGATGGGATTCCTGAAATCGGCGATTACGTTTTCCGAAATGCCGTTCCTGAATCATTGGCGATACCAGCGGCCATTGAAAAAGCGGTGAAAAGAACAGGGGCAAAGAAAGTGGCCCTCATTTATGGAAACGATGATGCTTTAACAAAAGGCGGATTTGAAGTAATGAAAAGAAAAGCCGAAGAAATGGGATTAGAAATTACAACCATTGAAACATATCAAAAAGGGCAAAGTGATTATAAAGCGCAACTGACAAAGATCAAAAATTCAAATCCGGACCTGGTGTTGGCATCCTGTCTATATAATGAAGGGGCTGTCATTCTCGATCAGGCACGCAAAATGGGCATTTCCGTTCCGTTCGTTGGCGGAAACGGTTTCAATTCACCCCAAGTCATCGAGATTGCAGGTGACGCGGCAAATGGTTTAATCGTAGGAACACCTTACTTCGGAGATTCTGAAGATCCAAAAATCGTCGAATTCAACAAAAATTACGAAGCGGAATTCGGGAAAAAGCCGGACCAATTCGCTGCGCAAGCATATGATGCTCTCTACATCTATGCGGATGCCATCAAGAGAGCCGGCACTGGGGAGAACCGTGATGCTTTCCGCGATGCGTTGGCAGCGACAAAAGATTTTGATGGCATTTTAGGAAAATTCTCCTTCGACGACGTGGGTGACGTGGTGATGGACGTTACCGTAGTAGAAATAAAAGATGGGAAATTTGTAGAATTCGAGGAGTAA
- the ald gene encoding alanine dehydrogenase produces MKIGIPKEIKNNENRVAMTPAGVVTLTNAGHEVYIETGAGLGSSFTDEDYAAAGAKIVKTAEEAWSQELILKVKEPIKSEYQYFYEGQILFTYLHLAPEYELTQALLDRKVVGIAYETVQMPNGSLPLLTPMSEVAGKMSVQIGAHFLEKLNGGNGILLGGVSGVPRGKVTIIGGGVAGTNAARVAIGMGADVTMIDVNPDRLRQLEDIFGTSVQTLMSNPYNIAESVKNSDLVISSVLIPGARAPKLVTEEMVKQMKPGSVIVDIAIDQGGSTEITANNPTSHDKPTFEKYGVLHYAVPNIPGAVPRTSTLALTNVTVPYALQIANKGYKQACLENEALKKGINTLKGYVVYKAVAEAQQRDYASVETLLKED; encoded by the coding sequence GTGAAAATTGGTATTCCTAAAGAAATTAAGAACAATGAGAATCGTGTCGCAATGACGCCTGCGGGGGTCGTTACATTAACCAATGCAGGCCATGAAGTATATATTGAAACCGGTGCGGGTTTGGGTTCTTCTTTCACTGATGAGGATTATGCCGCTGCGGGAGCAAAAATTGTCAAAACCGCTGAAGAAGCATGGTCACAAGAGCTGATTTTGAAAGTGAAAGAGCCGATTAAAAGTGAATATCAATATTTTTATGAGGGACAAATCCTCTTCACTTATTTGCATTTGGCGCCTGAATATGAATTGACACAAGCATTGCTTGATCGAAAAGTGGTTGGAATTGCATACGAAACTGTGCAAATGCCTAATGGTTCCCTGCCTCTTTTGACGCCGATGAGCGAAGTGGCTGGGAAAATGAGTGTGCAAATCGGTGCGCATTTCCTGGAAAAATTGAATGGAGGCAATGGAATTTTATTAGGTGGGGTTTCAGGCGTTCCCCGTGGAAAAGTGACCATCATAGGCGGTGGGGTTGCCGGGACAAACGCCGCCCGCGTTGCCATTGGGATGGGAGCGGATGTGACAATGATCGATGTAAACCCTGACCGTTTACGTCAATTGGAGGATATTTTTGGCACTTCCGTTCAAACGTTGATGTCCAATCCATATAATATTGCCGAGTCCGTGAAAAATTCCGATTTGGTGATCAGCTCCGTATTAATTCCTGGAGCAAGAGCGCCGAAATTGGTGACAGAAGAAATGGTGAAGCAAATGAAGCCGGGCTCTGTAATTGTCGATATTGCCATCGACCAGGGAGGAAGCACGGAAATCACCGCAAACAACCCTACTTCCCATGACAAGCCGACCTTTGAAAAATATGGCGTGCTTCATTATGCGGTGCCGAATATTCCGGGAGCGGTACCGAGAACTTCCACTCTTGCCTTGACGAATGTCACAGTGCCATATGCGCTGCAAATTGCCAACAAAGGCTATAAACAAGCCTGCTTGGAAAATGAGGCGTTGAAAAAAGGAATCAACACTTTGAAAGGATATGTAGTATACAAGGCGGTTGCTGAGGCGCAACAGCGGGATTATGCATCTGTGGAAACATTGCTGAAAGAAGATTAA
- a CDS encoding universal stress protein — MVNYKNIVVAVDGSKEAEYAFKKAIDFAKQNDDAKLHLVNVIDTRSFAAIEAYDRSIAEKAQAFSEELLEGYKKQAEEAGVKNVNVIIEYGSPKTIITKELSKLVDADLIVCGATGLNAVERFLIGSVSEAIVRSAKCDVLVVRTPEN; from the coding sequence ATGGTAAATTATAAGAATATTGTAGTAGCTGTGGATGGTTCAAAAGAAGCAGAATATGCATTCAAAAAAGCGATTGATTTTGCTAAACAAAACGACGATGCAAAATTGCACTTGGTAAACGTAATTGACACACGTTCATTTGCTGCAATTGAAGCATACGATCGTTCCATTGCCGAAAAGGCTCAGGCATTTTCCGAAGAATTGCTTGAAGGATATAAAAAGCAAGCAGAAGAAGCTGGCGTAAAAAATGTAAACGTAATCATAGAATATGGTTCTCCAAAAACAATCATTACGAAGGAATTATCCAAATTAGTTGATGCTGATTTGATTGTCTGCGGTGCAACAGGTTTGAACGCAGTTGAACGTTTCCTAATCGGTTCAGTTTCTGAAGCGATTGTCCGTTCCGCAAAATGTGATGTGCTAGTTGTCCGCACTCCTGAAAACTAA
- a CDS encoding acyltransferase family protein, whose translation MVELKRIPYFDNARALLIILVVLGHMSSEFIEHDELIADVYLFIYTFHMPAFILISGYFAKKIYEQGYFKKLVKKLLIPYVIFQVFYTLYYDFIFHDDISYSLFIPRWGLWFLMSLIFWNVLLYFFGKLKYGLLMAIAISLLIGYDTEVDEFLSLSRTFFFFPFFLAGYHLKEEHFVRLKSRMNTVLGIIVAIVGFILIARYAPLDYRFWLLGKRPYEEIADTIEYSALMRLATYGVQFLATFVFLTLVPKKQSFLTSIGQSTMVIYLLHMGIVRIYHDHPIKQYIIETSQYWILFVSSLLIVYLLSRKPVVNVFQLAFAKNKK comes from the coding sequence ATGGTTGAATTGAAACGGATTCCTTATTTTGATAACGCAAGGGCATTATTGATTATCCTTGTGGTCCTTGGCCATATGAGCAGTGAATTTATCGAACATGATGAACTGATCGCCGACGTTTATTTATTCATTTATACCTTTCATATGCCTGCTTTTATATTGATTTCAGGATATTTCGCAAAAAAAATTTATGAACAGGGATATTTTAAAAAACTTGTAAAAAAACTCCTCATTCCATATGTAATCTTTCAAGTGTTCTATACGCTTTACTATGACTTCATCTTTCACGATGACATCAGTTATAGTTTGTTTATCCCGAGATGGGGACTTTGGTTTTTAATGAGTTTGATCTTTTGGAATGTACTTCTGTATTTTTTCGGCAAATTGAAATATGGGCTCCTGATGGCCATCGCCATTTCCCTTTTAATTGGGTACGACACAGAAGTGGATGAATTTTTGAGTCTGTCCCGCACCTTTTTCTTCTTTCCATTTTTCTTGGCCGGCTATCATTTAAAAGAGGAGCATTTTGTCCGATTAAAATCCCGCATGAATACGGTTCTCGGCATCATTGTTGCGATTGTCGGGTTCATCTTGATTGCCCGGTACGCCCCGCTCGACTATCGATTTTGGCTATTGGGAAAAAGACCATATGAAGAAATCGCGGACACAATTGAATACTCGGCACTCATGCGATTGGCCACTTACGGCGTTCAGTTTTTGGCCACCTTCGTCTTTTTGACCTTGGTGCCAAAAAAACAAAGCTTTCTTACTTCCATCGGCCAATCGACCATGGTCATCTACCTGCTTCATATGGGGATCGTCCGGATTTACCACGATCATCCCATCAAGCAATACATTATCGAAACAAGCCAGTATTGGATACTCTTTGTATCAAGCCTTCTGATTGTGTATTTGCTGTCCCGAAAACCGGTGGTCAACGTCTTTCAACTGGCATTTGCAAAAAACAAAAAATGA
- a CDS encoding class I SAM-dependent methyltransferase codes for MERIEQIFAFINKKAEEFERSSKSTYLEGVLTTLRGVLDGEFQFPVEAATKEETRKAIQLAILKGMRESSQPNHQMTPDSLGLLITYFVEQFYEEKLENGMISILDPALGTGNLMFTIMNQLDGKILAAGVEVDELLIQLASEIAELIEQPIELYHQDALRPLLIEPADLVVCDLPVGYYPNDEVAKDYELCAKNEMSYAHHLYIEQSLRYTKEGGYLIFLIPATLFESGQAEMLHKFLKKHAWIQAVIQLPENIFKSKQHEKSLFILQKKSDQLRPPKEVLLAKVPNMSNKQALSLFFEKIRMWKENNLSK; via the coding sequence ATGGAAAGAATTGAGCAAATATTTGCCTTTATAAATAAAAAGGCCGAGGAATTTGAACGTTCAAGCAAGTCAACTTATTTGGAGGGTGTGCTCACAACGCTCAGAGGAGTTTTGGATGGAGAGTTTCAATTTCCGGTTGAAGCGGCAACGAAGGAAGAAACCCGCAAAGCGATTCAGCTCGCCATATTGAAAGGCATGCGTGAATCATCGCAACCCAACCATCAGATGACACCGGATTCTTTGGGATTGTTGATCACTTACTTTGTCGAGCAATTCTATGAAGAAAAATTGGAAAATGGCATGATATCCATTCTTGACCCTGCATTAGGAACAGGAAATTTAATGTTTACCATCATGAATCAGTTGGACGGCAAAATTTTGGCTGCAGGGGTGGAAGTTGATGAATTGCTGATTCAATTGGCGAGTGAGATTGCTGAACTCATCGAGCAGCCGATTGAACTGTATCATCAAGATGCGCTAAGACCGTTGCTTATTGAACCGGCAGATCTCGTCGTTTGCGATTTGCCTGTCGGTTATTATCCAAACGATGAAGTGGCAAAAGACTACGAATTATGCGCAAAAAACGAGATGAGCTATGCCCATCATTTATATATTGAACAATCATTGCGATACACAAAAGAAGGCGGATATTTAATATTTTTGATACCAGCCACATTATTCGAGTCGGGACAGGCGGAAATGCTCCATAAGTTTTTGAAAAAGCATGCATGGATTCAGGCAGTGATTCAATTGCCGGAAAACATCTTCAAATCAAAACAGCATGAAAAGAGCCTTTTCATTTTGCAAAAGAAAAGCGATCAGTTGCGCCCTCCGAAAGAAGTGCTGCTTGCCAAAGTTCCGAATATGTCGAACAAACAGGCGCTTTCACTGTTCTTTGAAAAGATTCGAATGTGGAAAGAAAACAATTTGAGCAAGTAA
- the tpx gene encoding thiol peroxidase, whose product MAQVTFKNNPVTLLGNEVKVGDKAPDFTVLANDLSPVTLKDSEGKIRLFATVPSLDTGVCDAETRRFNEEAAKLGDDVIVYTVSVDLPFAQKRWCGAAGIDRVVTVSDHKDLSFGKAYGVAIEELRLLARAVFVVDREGIVRYVEYVSETTNHPDYEAAIKAVKELL is encoded by the coding sequence GTGGCTCAAGTAACATTTAAAAATAACCCGGTGACATTGTTGGGAAATGAAGTGAAAGTGGGTGACAAAGCGCCGGATTTCACAGTGCTTGCCAATGATTTATCACCTGTCACTTTAAAAGATTCAGAAGGGAAAATCCGCTTATTTGCGACAGTTCCATCCCTTGATACAGGCGTTTGTGATGCGGAAACCCGCCGTTTTAACGAAGAAGCGGCAAAATTGGGGGACGATGTCATCGTTTACACGGTGTCCGTCGACTTGCCTTTCGCTCAAAAACGCTGGTGCGGTGCAGCGGGCATCGATCGTGTAGTCACTGTATCCGACCACAAAGATCTTTCCTTTGGAAAAGCTTATGGTGTGGCGATTGAAGAATTGCGTCTTTTGGCCCGTGCAGTGTTTGTCGTTGATCGGGAAGGCATTGTACGTTATGTGGAATATGTTTCTGAAACAACGAACCATCCGGACTATGAAGCGGCTATTAAAGCTGTAAAAGAACTTCTTTAA
- a CDS encoding RDD family protein: MTGYNPENERKTPAQETNDNISANEQEQNDSIYDNDHVETSSNEENMGAAEREINESGQPLAEKTAEESVAAINNNEFLSEGKKEEAIETKTVRETEIVEEYEEKTAGFWIRFLAFITDGLIVSAIVSILVKPIFYFLDLDMSTSDWFAPFTIISGIFYYGYFIIMTKFWQQTVGKMIFGLKVKSLKEEKLSWSTVLFRELVARFINNTVWLSYLAVAFTPKNRGIQDYIADTIVVQENVYVKNEKTVIREKIIEIDGHSNHQTA; the protein is encoded by the coding sequence ATGACGGGTTATAATCCAGAAAATGAACGGAAAACTCCTGCCCAAGAAACGAATGACAATATTTCAGCGAATGAACAGGAACAGAATGATTCAATCTATGATAATGACCACGTTGAAACATCCTCAAATGAAGAAAATATGGGGGCTGCGGAAAGGGAAATAAATGAATCCGGCCAACCATTGGCGGAAAAAACCGCGGAAGAATCTGTTGCAGCGATCAATAACAATGAATTTTTAAGCGAAGGGAAGAAGGAAGAGGCCATTGAAACAAAAACCGTAAGAGAAACGGAAATTGTTGAAGAATATGAGGAAAAAACAGCCGGTTTTTGGATTCGGTTCTTGGCGTTCATAACAGACGGTCTCATCGTCAGTGCAATCGTATCCATATTGGTTAAACCAATCTTCTATTTTTTGGACTTGGATATGTCCACTTCCGATTGGTTTGCACCGTTTACGATTATTTCAGGAATTTTCTATTACGGTTACTTTATCATTATGACAAAGTTCTGGCAGCAAACGGTCGGCAAGATGATTTTCGGATTAAAAGTGAAATCGCTGAAAGAGGAAAAACTTTCATGGAGTACTGTATTGTTCCGGGAATTGGTGGCGCGCTTCATCAATAATACCGTTTGGTTATCTTATCTTGCAGTTGCGTTTACGCCGAAAAACCGGGGAATCCAGGACTATATTGCCGATACCATTGTGGTGCAGGAAAATGTGTATGTAAAAAATGAAAAGACTGTGATTAGAGAAAAGATCATTGAAATTGACGGCCATTCCAACCATCAGACAGCTTGA
- the sppA gene encoding signal peptide peptidase SppA, whose translation MNVKRWIALIFAVILLFVSIGINALMSILKTDIFSGFDSLTTTELTETVVEPGSFDERIALLSVDGVIQDVGSSTPWTTLAYDHQMFLASLDQILQDDTVKGVVLYVNSPGGGVIESAEIHDKLVQIKKEKGIPIYVSMGSMAASGGYYISAPADKIFAHRETVTGSIGVIMQNYNYSELAKNLGVEIETIKSGAHKDMFSGTRPSTEEEKAMLQEMINESYEAFVDVVEQGRNMSEAEVKKVADGRILSGSQAMRAGLVDELGNLEDVIQAIRKDHKLEDAELFEYESGFGTFSSLLASKMGTIFGPSAEERLLKKLMSSYESPRLMYLYGQN comes from the coding sequence ATGAATGTAAAAAGATGGATTGCACTTATTTTTGCGGTTATTTTGCTGTTTGTTTCAATTGGAATCAATGCATTGATGTCGATTCTCAAGACGGATATTTTCAGCGGGTTTGATTCCTTGACAACAACAGAATTAACCGAAACGGTTGTCGAACCGGGATCTTTTGATGAACGAATCGCTTTGCTTTCAGTGGATGGAGTCATTCAGGATGTAGGCTCAAGCACGCCGTGGACAACTTTGGCATATGATCATCAAATGTTTTTGGCTTCATTGGATCAAATTTTGCAAGACGATACGGTAAAAGGTGTTGTATTGTATGTTAACTCGCCAGGTGGCGGGGTCATTGAATCCGCGGAGATTCATGATAAATTGGTGCAAATCAAAAAGGAAAAAGGTATTCCAATATATGTTTCAATGGGATCGATGGCTGCTTCAGGAGGTTATTACATTTCTGCCCCTGCGGACAAAATTTTTGCCCATCGTGAAACTGTCACAGGTTCCATCGGTGTCATTATGCAAAACTACAACTACTCAGAACTTGCCAAAAATTTAGGAGTCGAAATTGAAACTATCAAATCCGGCGCACATAAAGACATGTTCAGCGGCACAAGACCTTCCACCGAAGAAGAAAAAGCGATGCTTCAGGAAATGATCAATGAATCCTATGAAGCGTTTGTGGATGTAGTGGAACAAGGCAGAAACATGTCCGAAGCGGAAGTGAAAAAAGTGGCGGATGGACGGATTTTAAGCGGAAGCCAGGCGATGAGAGCCGGTTTGGTGGATGAGTTGGGCAATTTGGAAGATGTCATTCAAGCAATAAGAAAAGATCATAAACTGGAAGATGCGGAATTGTTTGAATACGAGTCCGGTTTTGGAACTTTTTCATCTTTGCTGGCATCGAAAATGGGTACAATCTTTGGCCCTTCAGCAGAAGAGAGACTATTGAAGAAATTGATGAGTTCTTATGAATCACCTCGATTGATGTATTTATATGGTCAAAATTAA